DNA from Variovorax sp. PBL-H6:
TGTCGGCGTAACCGAGCAGGGCGGCCACCGGGCCCTGCGTGAGCTGAGTGAAGACCAGCGCCGGCTGCGTGGCCGGCGCCATCGGTTCGGCCTCGACCGGCTGCACAGGCGGCGGCGGGGGCGGAGGCGGTGGCGGCGGCCGCACGGCCACTGGTTCCGGCGGGGGCTTGAGCGGGGCGGCGCATGCAGCGAGCAGCAGCGGCATGACGAGGACGGTCATGGCGAATGCGGATCTGCGAGCGATCGGACTGAAGAGCATGGGTCGGAGCAAACGCTTGAAGGGGGGCTGTGGTCAGGTGGAGCGCGGCAGCTCGATTCGGAAGCGCGCCCCGGGTCCCTCCGGCAGCAGCGTGATGCGACCGCCATGGGCTGCAATGTACTCCTGCACGATCGACAGCCCGATGCCAGTTCCCTTGACGGCATGCTGGGGTTGGCGCTCGCCGCGGTAGAAGGGCTCGAAGATGCGGTCGCGGTCGCCTTCGGCGATGCCGGGCCCGGCGTCCTGGATGTCGATGCAGACGATGTCGGGCGTGCTCGATACGGTGATCGCGATGGTGCCGCCGCGTGTCGAATAGCGGATCGCGTTGGACAGCAGGTTGGCCACCGCAGTGCCCAGCTTCACCGGATCGACCACCACCGCAATCGGCTCGCCTTCGGCCCTCACCGTGAGCCCGCTGGCCTGCCATTGCAGGCGCTGGGCCTCGATCTGTTCCTCGATCAGCGGCAGCAGCGGCGTGCGCTGTCGACGCAGCTCGCGCGCCTCGAACGCCGCCGCATTGAAGCGCAGCAGGGCTTCGATCTGTCCCTGCAGCGCGACCGTGTTCTGCTGAAGGATTTGCGCCACTTCACGCTGAGCCGGGTTCAGCGCGCCGGTCACACCATCCTCCAGCAGCGAGACGCCTTCGCGCAGCGCCGCCAGGGGGGTCTTGAGCTCATGCGAGACGTGGCGCAGGAAGCGTGCCTTGTCGGCGTCCAGCTCCGTCAGCCGCAGCCGCAGCCATTCGAGCTGTTGCGCGATGCGGCGCACGTCGGCCGGCCCGCGGATGTCGATCGGCTCGTCGAGCCGGTTCTCGCCCAGCCCGACGATCGCGCGCTGCAGCCGCTTCAAGGGCCGCGCCAGCCACACACCGAAGGCCAGCGCCAGCGCCACGGCCAGTGCGCTGGCGGCCAGCACTTCGCGCATCAGCCGCCGGCGTGCGTTCTCGATGCGCTGCGCCAGTGCGTTGTTCTGCGCCTCGATCAGGATCTGGGCCTGCTGGGCGATGTTGGTGTTGAGCGCGTCGAGGTCGCGAAACTGCATCGCCATCGAGCTCTCCCGCGCGAGCGCGGTCTCGGACGCGCCGCTCATCAAGCCCTCGATCACGGCGAGCTGCGCCCGCCAGAGATCGAGGCCGGTGGCGGGCAGGCCGTTCGCGCCCAGGCGGTCGAGCGCGTGGTGTGCGTCGCGGGCTGCGTCGTCGAAGCGGCGGCGCAGCACCGCATCGTTGAGCACCAGCGACTGGCGCCCGGCGCGCTCCATCGCGGCGCTGCGCTCGGCCAGGGACTGCGCCGCGCCCGAAAGCGTGAGTGCGCGGCCCGCTGCGTTGCGGCTCTGGGTCATCAGCACGTCGTACTGGAACACCGAGCGCAGGGCCACGCCCACCAGCAGCGCCGTGATCAGCAGGAACGCGAACAACAGCAACTGCTGGAACGAGCCGCGCGCCGACTTCAGGCTCGCCATCAGGCCGCTGGCGCGGCGAGGCCGGCCGGTGACGCGGTCGATTCCGCAGTGGGCACCTCGCCGCGCAGCGTGTAGGCCAGCGAACGGGTGATGCGCACGTCGATCATGCGGCCGGCCAGGCGCGGATCGCCCTCGAAATTGACCACCCGATTGCACTCGGTGCGGCCCATCAGCTCGCTCTCATCCTTGCGCGAGCGGCCTTCGACGAGGACGCGCTGTGTCGTGCCCACGAGCGCCTGGCCAAAACGCTTGACGTTGCCGTCGACCACGGCCTGCAGCCGCTGCAGTCGCGCAAGCTTGATGTCGTGCGTGGTGTCGTCGTGCAACTGCGCCGCCGGCGTGCCGGGTCGCGGGCTGAAGATGAAGCTGAAGCTGTTGTCGAACTCGAGCTCGTCGATCAGCTTCATCATCTTCTCGAAGTCCGCGTCGGTCTCGCCGGGGAAGCCGACGATGAAGTCGCTGCTCAGCGAGAGCCCGGGGCGGATCGCGCGCAGCTTGCGGACCGTGCTCTTGTATTCCATCGCCGTGTAGCCGCGTTTCATCGCCATCAGGATGCGGTCGCTGCCGTGCTGCACCGGCAGGTGCAGGTGGCTCACCAGCTTGGGCACGCGGGCATAGGCCTCGATCAGGCGGGGCGTGAACTCGTTGGGATGGCTTGTGGTGTAGCGGATGCGCTCGATGCCGGGGATCTCGGCGATGTACTCGATCAGCAGCGCGAAGTCGGCGATTTCGGTCGTGTCGCCCATGCGGCCGCGGTAGGCATTGACGTTCTGGCCCAGCAGCGTGACCTCGCGAACGCCCTGGTCGGCGAGGCCGGCGACCTCGATCAGCACGTCGTCCAGCGGCCGGTTCACCTCCTCGCCGCGCGTGTACGGCACCACGCAGTAGCTGCAGTATTTGGAGCAGCCTTCCATGATCGACACGAAGGCGGTCGCGCCTTCGACGCGTGCTGGCGGCAGGTGGTCGAATTTCTCGATCTCCGGGAAACTGATGTCCACCTGCGGCTGGCCGGCCCGCTCCCGCTGGTGCAGCAGCTCGGGCAGGCGGTGCAGCGTCTGGGGGCCGAAGACCACGTCGACGTACGGGGCGCGCGCGATGATCGCCGCACCTTCCTGGCTGGCCACGCAGCCGCCGACGCCGATCTTCACGCCGCGCGCCTTGAGGTGCTTGACACGGCCGAGGTCGGAAAACACCTTCTCCTGGGCCTTCTCGCGTACCGAGCAGGTGTTGAAGAGAATCAGGTCGGCCTCTTCGACGTTGGTGGTGGGCTCGTAGCCGTCGGCGGCGCGCAGCACGTCGGCCATCTTGTCCGAGTCGTACTCGTTCATCTGGCAGCCGAAGGTCTTGATGAAAACTCTGGGGGTCATGAGGGGCTCCGTGGTGGTGCCGTCGGAAAGCGGACATCCGGCTGCTGGGTGCATGGATTCCGAGAAGAAGAAAAGGGAACCAGGAAACGCACCCGGTACCCGGAATTCGAGAGCTACTGGCCGTAGCGCGGCAATTGGTCGAACGGCGTCTTGCCGTCGTCGCGCGGGCCGGTGTCGGCCACGAAGGGCCAGAAGTTCAGCAGCGGCTTCTCGGCAGTTTCGCGCTTGGCCTGGGCTTCCTCGGGCGTGAGGATCCAGACCTCGCTCACCATGCCGGCAGGATCGCGCTTGTAGTTGACCAGCAGGTTCTGCCCAGTGAGGGCGGCCGGCATGACCAGCATCTGCTGAGCGCTGCGGATGCGTGCGCCCGGCGAGAGCCGCTCGGACTGGCCGTCGAGCTGGATCTCGGGCGCATTCACGACCATGAAGCGACCGCGCAGGGTGCCGATGGGAAAGTTGCGACCGCCGAGGGCGGCCTCGTTCTGGGTCTGGACGGGCTCCTGGGCGGCAGCGGGTGCGGTGACGGCGCACATGGCTGCCAGAAAGAGAGCAGTCCAAGGGATGTTGCAGCGGTTCATGGTGTTCATCCAGAGGCTGTGGGGCAGCGGCGATTCTAGCGGCGCGCTTCCGGCGCTTCCCCGAGATCGGAGCGCCTTCCGTGCGGTGCTTCATACCCGCTTTACTTATCTTTACGGCACCGATGGACGGCAGTCCCTGACCCCTGCTCCAATAGCAAATGTCAGGCAAAAGTGCGCGCCAAAAAACAGCGGCCGGCTTTCTACCAATCCAGAAGTGCTCATGAACAAGAAATTCGTCCTCGCCCTTGCGGGTGTGCTGATCCTGACCGCAGCCGGCGCGTGGCGCTGGGCGGGAAACAGGACGCAGGACGTGGCGCACACAGGCGCGCCCGCCGCCGGAAGCGCCTCCGCGCCCGGCAAGGGCGCCGGTCCGGGCGCCGCCACGCCGGCCCTGGTCACGCTGGCGGCGGCGCAGAAGCAGGACGTTCCGGTCACCGTGCAGGTCAACGGCAGCGTGGTCTCGCTCAACAGCGTGGACCTGCGCCCGCAGGTCACGAACACAGTGCGCGAGGTGCACGTGAAGGAGGGCCAGTTCGTCAAGCAAGGTCAACTGCTCTTCACGCTC
Protein-coding regions in this window:
- a CDS encoding sensor histidine kinase, translated to MASLKSARGSFQQLLLFAFLLITALLVGVALRSVFQYDVLMTQSRNAAGRALTLSGAAQSLAERSAAMERAGRQSLVLNDAVLRRRFDDAARDAHHALDRLGANGLPATGLDLWRAQLAVIEGLMSGASETALARESSMAMQFRDLDALNTNIAQQAQILIEAQNNALAQRIENARRRLMREVLAASALAVALALAFGVWLARPLKRLQRAIVGLGENRLDEPIDIRGPADVRRIAQQLEWLRLRLTELDADKARFLRHVSHELKTPLAALREGVSLLEDGVTGALNPAQREVAQILQQNTVALQGQIEALLRFNAAAFEARELRRQRTPLLPLIEEQIEAQRLQWQASGLTVRAEGEPIAVVVDPVKLGTAVANLLSNAIRYSTRGGTIAITVSSTPDIVCIDIQDAGPGIAEGDRDRIFEPFYRGERQPQHAVKGTGIGLSIVQEYIAAHGGRITLLPEGPGARFRIELPRST
- the miaB gene encoding tRNA (N6-isopentenyl adenosine(37)-C2)-methylthiotransferase MiaB, which codes for MTPRVFIKTFGCQMNEYDSDKMADVLRAADGYEPTTNVEEADLILFNTCSVREKAQEKVFSDLGRVKHLKARGVKIGVGGCVASQEGAAIIARAPYVDVVFGPQTLHRLPELLHQRERAGQPQVDISFPEIEKFDHLPPARVEGATAFVSIMEGCSKYCSYCVVPYTRGEEVNRPLDDVLIEVAGLADQGVREVTLLGQNVNAYRGRMGDTTEIADFALLIEYIAEIPGIERIRYTTSHPNEFTPRLIEAYARVPKLVSHLHLPVQHGSDRILMAMKRGYTAMEYKSTVRKLRAIRPGLSLSSDFIVGFPGETDADFEKMMKLIDELEFDNSFSFIFSPRPGTPAAQLHDDTTHDIKLARLQRLQAVVDGNVKRFGQALVGTTQRVLVEGRSRKDESELMGRTECNRVVNFEGDPRLAGRMIDVRITRSLAYTLRGEVPTAESTASPAGLAAPAA